The genome window TGGGCCGACAAGGCGGACGCCGCGGGCGTCGAAGCCCTGTGGCAGCTCGAACCCGACCTGCAGAAGGTCGCCGCCCAGGACCCGGACCTCATCATCGTCTCCGCCGTCGGCGCCGATACCGCCACCACCTTGTACGACGAACTGACGAAGATCGGTGTGCCGGTCGTCGTCCTCGACTACTCCGACAAGACCTGGACCGAGATCACCACCGAGATCGGTGAGATCACCGGCCACGAGGAGGAAGCCGCAGCAACGATCCAGTCCTACGAGGACCGGGTCGCCGAGGTGAGGGACACGATCGACGAACCGGAGCAGCCGGTCAACGTGGTCCTGCCCGCCCAGGGGGGCAACCTCAACTTCATGACTGGGGAGTCCGCCCAGGGCCGGATCATCACCGACCTCGGCTGGGAACTGGCGGTGCCCGGTGACGACATCACCCGCACCGACGGCGACTACGCGGGACGCACCGACGTCAGGCAGGTCACCGGCGAGAACGCCGACAAGGCCCTCATCGGGAAGACCGTCTTCGGCATCAACGTCGACGGCACCGAACCGGTCATCGACAAGCTGAAGGCCATCCCGACCCTCACCGACGCCTATGCAGTGACCAACGCACGGGTCTACGAACTCGGCGCGTCCGCGTTCCGCATCGACTACTTCAGCGCTATGGAGATCCTCGACCAGATCGAGGAGTACTTCACGCCACAGGGAGCGGAATAGGGATCTGCAGCAGTCCGGGGCATCGTCGCTCACTGTCTGCGGCCGGGTTCGGATAACCTGGCTTCCCGATGATGCACAGCAACGCCCTCGCTGTCGTCTTCGCCCTTCTCTCTGCCCTCACCGTCGCCTGGGGAACCGTCCTCAGACACCAGATCGCGGAGCAGACCTCCGGCGATCCCGACAACGCACACCGCTCTCCACTGCTCGCCGCCATCCTGCGGCCGAAGTGGTGGGGAGGTGTTCTGTGTGCCCTCGCCGGCTACGGCCTGCAGTTCATCGCCCTCGGTTTCGGCACCCTCCTTGTGGTCCAGCCGATCCTCGTCCTGTCCCTGATGTTCACCCTGCCGTTGTCGGCGAAGTTCGACGGACGCCGCGTCGCCAGGTCCGAGATGTTCTGGGCCGGTCTCCTGACCATCGCCGTCGGTGTGCTGGTGATCTGGGGAAGGCCCCTGCCCGGGCGCTCCACCCCTGATCTCGACGCCTGGATCGTCGCCCTGGCGATCGGCATTGTCGCGATCATTGTCGCCGCATGGTTCGCCGGCCACCGGCCGAGTCACCAGCGGGCCCTGATTCTCGGTCTGATCACCGGCGTCATCATGGGCTACCTTGCGGTGCTGTCCAAGGCGGTGGTCGATATCTTCGCCGTCGACAGTGTCCACGGTCTGCTCATCAGCTGGGAGTTGTACGGGCTGCTCGCCTGTGCCGCCATCGGTACCGGCGTCCAGCAGCTCAGTTTCAACGCGGGGGCGTTGAAGAACTCGCTGCCGGCGATGACTATCGCCGAACCGATCGTCGCCTTTGTCCTCGGGTACCTGCTGCTCGGCGAGAAATTCCAGGTCTACGGCCTGGGCTGGCTCGCAATGGCGGCAGCTCTGGCGGTGATGATCGTCGGCACGGTCATTCT of Corynebacterium terpenotabidum Y-11 contains these proteins:
- the fepB gene encoding Fe2+-enterobactin ABC transporter substrate-binding protein encodes the protein MSRTTLSRFSLARRSRTLAVAATAVALTLGLAACSDDDDATTAASSDATGSGADSEATQGTWPREVDSLTVDNGEVTGETEKVEIPEQPERIVSTSVTLTGSLLSVDAPVIASGGAKVGPTSDDKGFFTQWADKADAAGVEALWQLEPDLQKVAAQDPDLIIVSAVGADTATTLYDELTKIGVPVVVLDYSDKTWTEITTEIGEITGHEEEAAATIQSYEDRVAEVRDTIDEPEQPVNVVLPAQGGNLNFMTGESAQGRIITDLGWELAVPGDDITRTDGDYAGRTDVRQVTGENADKALIGKTVFGINVDGTEPVIDKLKAIPTLTDAYAVTNARVYELGASAFRIDYFSAMEILDQIEEYFTPQGAE
- a CDS encoding DMT family transporter encodes the protein MMHSNALAVVFALLSALTVAWGTVLRHQIAEQTSGDPDNAHRSPLLAAILRPKWWGGVLCALAGYGLQFIALGFGTLLVVQPILVLSLMFTLPLSAKFDGRRVARSEMFWAGLLTIAVGVLVIWGRPLPGRSTPDLDAWIVALAIGIVAIIVAAWFAGHRPSHQRALILGLITGVIMGYLAVLSKAVVDIFAVDSVHGLLISWELYGLLACAAIGTGVQQLSFNAGALKNSLPAMTIAEPIVAFVLGYLLLGEKFQVYGLGWLAMAAALAVMIVGTVILSRKGVDQ